The genomic region TATTTCCTTTTTagctattttttattttaaaggttaagcaaagttaaaaatataaccttatgcAAGTAAATTACCACCTTTAGAAGAAGCTGGTAGAGTTGTGGTGAACCGGTGATTAATAGTATGAATTGAGGTATTAAGCGTAATTGTTTTATGGGTAGGTGCATAAAAGGTGAGCCAGCTATTGAGGAATATTATGAGTGGTATTTGGAGGCTGAGATGTATAGAAACCACATTACCGAGGCGGTCTTGCAGTCTTCAGTATCTCAGCCTTTTCTTATGCCAGGAAGAGTCGTCGTTGTCAAATCCCAATCTGGCCAGGACCACTTACTCGGTGTCATCTTAAAGGCACCTACTTCTGTTAATAAACAATATATTGTTATGGTGCTTACCCCGTCTTTACCATCAATTAGTGATGACCCACAAAAGAACACAAATGCTGGTCTTCAGATACTGATGCCAAAATCAAAACGTGGCATGGATGATGATTATTACTCTTCTGCCACTTCACGTAAGGGATCAGGCGCTGTTAAAATTAAACTGCCCCATCGCGGTACTGCTGCTGGGGCTAGTTATGAAGTCAGAGAAATCGATACCAAAGAATTCTTGTCTATTTGCAATGCCAAAATAAAGATCGATCAAGTTGGGCTTCTGGAAGATGACAGCGCTGCTGCTTATTCTAAGACTGTTGTTAGTCTATTAAATAAAAAAGTTGATGGAAATAAGTACCCTCCAGCCCTTGATCCAGTTAAAGGTAGGTATATTTCTCATCCTACAAAGTCAAAAATATGAAACTTCAACTGATTTTTGGGTATTATGCCAGATttgaagctaaaagatatgaatTTAGTGGACGCTTACTACAAATGGAACAATTTATTGCAAAAAATGTCACAAAACAAGTGCCATAATTGTATTAAGTTGGAGGAACACATCAAAGTAGCTAGAGAGATTAAAAGTTATAAGGACGAGGTTAATACACTCAAATTTCAAATGTCGGATGAAGCACTTCAACAGATGCCCGATTTTCAGGGTCGTGTAAGTCTCGTTTTTATTTCTTTTACTTTTGGTTATGTATGTGCAttgtttagttagttatatgttGGAGTGCAGATTGATGTGTTGAAGGAGATTGGGTGCATAGATAGTGATCTTGTGGTTGAGATTAAAGGAAGAGTTGCTTGTGAGATGAATTCAGGAGAAGAATTGATATGCACAGAATGCTTATTTGAGAATCAATTGGATGACTTGGAACCAGAAGAAGCTGTGGCCTTGATGTCAGCTTTTGTCTTTCAGCAGAGAAACGCTTCTGAACCTTCACTTACCCCCAGACTTGCACAAGCCAAACAAAGGtcaacttttatatttttgttccTTTGTTATGTATTTATTTCTCCGATGTTAAAATTTGAATGTGAGGTAGGTTGTACGACACCGCCATCAAACTTGGGCAGCTTCAAGCACATTTCAAAATACAAATCGAGCCTGAGGAGTATGCTCGAGAGAATCTCAAGTTTGGACTTGTCGAGGTCGTTTATGAGTGGGCAaaggttctctctctctctctctcacacacacacacacacaaacacaaaggAAAGTGTCTAATAGCAACCAAGTTTTTCAGTGTTCCACTCAAATCTTTATTATAACTTGAATCCATTCAAGTTTTAATACTGTTTATTGTTCTtatgaaacttggttactatttaatgattttttttttcaagtgtAATGTGAAGTAACATGTAATTGTGAAGGAAAAAAGTTACTAAATAATCATCGTTATCATTTTGTTTTGGTCACTCAACTTTAAGCCATTCTGAAAACTTTCACAACAATGAAACAAGACTAAGGCTCGAGTGGTTTTATAGTTGGAAAATGTTTGTGTGACATTATTGGAACAATATTGAAACTTGTTTACTATTCTATGATTTTAGcccaacaaaaacaaaaaaaaaaaaaaaaaagaaaaagaaaacttgGATATACTCAGATTCATGTTTTGGTTTGGGGTGGTACGCAGGGAACGCCATTCGCAGACATATGTGAACTGACAGATGTCCCGGAAGGGCTTATAGTAAGGACAATCGTACGGCTGGATGAAACATGTCGTGAATTCAGAAACGCGGCAGCAATCATGGGTAACTCGGCATTATACAAAAAAATGGAAGTCGCTTCAAATGCAATCAAACGGGATATCGTTTTTGCAGCTAGCTTGTACATTACTGGCTTGTAATAACAAAAATTATTGTTATGCTTGTACATTAGGAGGTTGAGCACTACTTTTGGGTGATGTAAACTGACACTAAATCCATGGTTCATTTGACTAATATTCTCCATCTTCTTTTTGTTGATTGGAAAAGCTGATTTATTCAATCAGATTTATTGCAGTAAAGTCATTGAGGGAGTGTTTGGTTCGAAACTGAGTGGAATGCTAAAAGAATTACATTACATTATTAATATAAACAATCCGCATTTATGGTCTTGATACATTATCAATGATAGGTGTGGGCGGAAGCAAGCAAGTAGCAAGGGATTGGTGGTGATGTCACTAAACTTCTTgtgattttaattaatattaatattataattattataatgAAAAGTAATTGAGCACAATATTCCCGGTTAATACTTTTAAATTATATACAAACAACTTATAACTTTGtttcctaaaaaataaaaataaaactccaGCCACAAAATTTTGTTCTAAATAACCTTGGATTTTAAACATTCAGAAACTTTTCTTTCTTGAGTGCTATGAACTTTGCCGCTAACTCGTCATAGTCTGGGAGTTTCGGATGCACATGAGGCAACGAATAGCACCTCATTACACCATCAGCTTCTTCATCCACACCTTTCTTCCAACGATCACAAGGCATAGTCATTGCCTTCACTTCTCCAGTCGGCCTAACAATGCAGTTGTGCTTTTCGACAGCGGGAGGATGGGAGTCTGATGATCTTTTCTTTGATCCTGCTCTAACCAACCAATCGATGATCGAAATCAGTAAGCCTATGCTTTTATGGCTTCCTACACTGGTGGTGAACATGAAAACCCTTTGATCTTCACCGTCCTCCTTCAATGGAGCCTGAAACTCTTCAATGTCAGTCCGATGGTCAAAGTCAGATTGATTTGGTGACAAGTAAATGTCTTTTCCATTGCCATTCAGTTGACCCTGAAAATATAATGATCATGCATGCATAGTAAGTACAAGTTATCGGCATGCATGCATGAATTAGGAAAAACAATGCATGCATACGTACCTTTTCTAAAGCCAATGGTCCAGCAGTTGtcgcagtggcggaactagaagaaaaTTTCAGGGGTATCCCGATTCTTTTTACCTACGGCCGCCCCTGAGAATTCGAGGGCTCTTAGAGGCCCTTTGCGGTTAGTAAAAATGGgccctaatttttttttttttttttttttttttgctgccaGGGTCACACTTCGAGAGCCATTAGGTGcttaatgtatatatatattaatttactAGGTTACagtctcgtgtattacacgggttgaatactTTTTATTTAAACAATCTAGTAATAAGATTAAGAAATTATAATATGATATTTTTAGATACCATAATTGAAATTAcatattaattatatatatgttgTGAAACAATTTTAAAAGGGGAATTGTTAATCAACCTTTTTTAATCCGTACTTTTTAATAGTGTCACTCTTTAATAAAGCGAGagaataaaaataatttaattatAGAGTTCAAACACAATTTATTTTTACATTCTAAAGCATACGTTAATTATCATTTTTTTATTAATGGGTGTATCACAAACAGGAACGTTAtcaaatattttttataaaactttaaatattatttagaagttttataaataatatttagttTGTAATAAAATTAATTTAACAACAAAAAGAACTAAAAGCTtattaacaaaataaaataagttTAATACTTTATAAAAtgataaataaacaaacaaatgcCTACAGTAAATTAAATTAGGTAAAAGATTAAATATTAAATCAACTTACTTTTGCAACTGACAAAATGTTACTTTTTAGGTTTGTTTGCAGAACTTCGTATCATTTATCTTTCCAATGTTAATATTTAACATTAATATATTAGTTCATCTTCTTCTCCATATTTTAAGCGGCTGTTGCAGGTTTCCATCGATCACCAGATATTTTCGTTTCCATAAATTGGAAAATTTCATTTTATTCTCATCTTTACTTACACTCAGGGGTATCCTAATACTTGTTCAGATGTATCCTCAACAAATAAAACGGCGATAAAAAAGAAAATTGCACTTCGTCAAaaaagttgaggggtatcccgGGCTACTCCTGACACACACGTAGATCCGCCCCTGAGTTGTCGTTATCTCTTCCACCAGTTTGTACTTCACTTGATTTGGCACCTTACTGATCATGCTTAAATTTTCTCTAATCTGTATTCCGTATATTAAAATGACAGGTAAATTATAAGATTTTACATTGAATTATATATCAATCACCTGAAAATTGACTAGATTTCCTGGAAGTAAATCGAGTGCCCTGGCCTCAAAGCGCTCCCCATAGCGCTGGCTAAAGAGTTTACGTATGCGCAGAAGCTCTGGCAGCTCTCCACATCTTGCTGATGCGAAAATAATGCTCGATATTGCTTCATTGATGTCATTAGGGCAATCCCTGGTACagttaatatttattattattaatattatggCGTTTCCTTAAGACAAACGATCAGATTTAAGATCTTTCATACCTGCTACGACGAATGTAGGGAAGTTGATGAGATAAAAATTCACAAAAATGAGCCAAAAGGTCGTATACTGCGATGATGCATTCGTCCTTGTAGATTTCATCCACCTGATCGAGGAAGAAGATTCAATTACATTTtcgtctatatatatatatatatatatataatattaaattagGAATCACCAAAAGTTTAAAAAACATTACTCTGTGGAAGGCAGTCTGATGATGACCGTGTTTGATGAGTTGTGCGACATCATTTcgtaactgttttacaatacagCATCTCTTGTTCTTGAGCAGACTCAAACGACACCTAAGCTTCTTCATCAGCTTCTTGCTGGATATAACATAAATGAATGAAAAAAGAGTGTTAAAAAACAGAaagtaattaattaatattacCATTGGGAGGCTTTTCTCCATCCAAACATGAGATCAAACATATCTACTGGAGGTAAGGTAAAATGAAGTGAGTGAAGTGAGGTATATAAAGAAAGGGGTTAGGTGGTTTGTTTAAACAGTTGGTTAGAAAATGATGAATGAGGGTGGTTGGTTGGTTGAGGTAGGCTTGAATATATCGGGGAGTGGGGAAAGAGGGGTGACGTGCGTGGGTGAAAGGGAGAAGTGGGTTACGAATTACCattaaattaaatatttagaGAATTATTTGTTACTGTTTAAATCCCTCAAAAATTAACTAACTAGATTttccccgcccgcgttgcggggcactaAGTCGAAAATTTATCTCTCGTTACATGTACGCATGTGTTTCGGTTACCTGTAcgtactactcataacacgatctcaaaaaattACATTGAGTCAACCATTATCATATTTTTGCTAAAAAAAGATGGAAAACTATAATTTTAAACCGGagaaaaaattatattttttcaggacaaatgagcGTGTGTCAGGCAGCCGTctgacacgaataaaaattacactgaCTCAACCAATCAAAACTAAACACTACCACagcttaaaaaaaaaactaaaataatagCATGACTGTAATCACTTgaggcaaaattgtaatttaaccaggaaaacaaacaaaaacaatggagaaaatgtaaatttaggttgagggtaaaatcgtaacttggcttggagaaaaaaaaaactaatgacaaaaatgtaaatttaaacggggcaaaatcgtaattttgaaccaagggcaaaattgaaatttctagctgggagcaaaagcgtgaatttatttttaagtgggggtaaaaacataattttgaagtgatggcaaaatcgtaattttaaaacgggATAAAATCATAAATTTGTTGGACCAATAGGGTAGTGACAGACACTATTCCCTTTGCCGCCCATGAGAGCGATTAGATAGCTAGCACTATTACCGCCATCTTGAGAATGTAGatattgaaaatgaaaatgaaaatacgTATATAATTACTATTCATTCACTTATGTTTTATATTGTTCATTCACTTATGTTTTTAATATGTATATAATTTCAAAAATGACAAGTGTATTTTATTTGTTCTCTTATATTCATGTACATGTAGTTAAGATGAGCCACTTGGGTTTTGGCTACGGCTGTTCACGAATCGAGGCCGAGCTATGGCTAAACTCGGGCCCTGCTCGATTATAAATCAAGCTGGTTCGGCTCGGATTTAAAACCGAGCTGGAA from Helianthus annuus cultivar XRQ/B chromosome 10, HanXRQr2.0-SUNRISE, whole genome shotgun sequence harbors:
- the LOC110881645 gene encoding uncharacterized protein LOC110881645, giving the protein MFDLMFGWRKASQCKKLMKKLRCRLSLLKNKRCCIVKQLRNDVAQLIKHGHHQTAFHRVDEIYKDECIIAVYDLLAHFCEFLSHQLPYIRRSRDCPNDINEAISSIIFASARCGELPELLRIRKLFSQRYGERFEARALDLLPGNLVNFQAPLKEDGEDQRVFMFTTSVGSHKSIGLLISIIDWLVRAGSKKRSSDSHPPAVEKHNCIVRPTGEVKAMTMPCDRWKKGVDEEADGVMRCYSLPHVHPKLPDYDELAAKFIALKKEKFLNV